The window GCGGTCTACTGCCGCGACGATAATGCCGTGGGCAAATTTTCGGGCTCCTACGGGGCAACGAAAGCCGCGCAGACATCGCTGTTCGAGAGTTGGTCCGCTGAAACAAGCCAGACCGGACCACGTGTTGTCAGCTTCAGTCCGAACCCGATGCCAACTGCGCTGAGAGCCCGATTTTATCCAGGAGAGAACCCCGCATTACTGTCACCGGCATCCGACGAAGCAAAAAGGCTCCTCGCGACCGTTATGGTCTGAGAGGAGCCCTTCGCAGTTCAGGCAGTCACCGTCGAGACGAGGACCGTCAGCGTTCAGGTGCGGGCAGAACCGACAAGCTTCCACACCATCGGGAAGATCAGTGCGGCGATGCCGAGCTTGATCGCATCACCGATCAGATAAGGTGTCACACCCCAAGCCATCGTCTGCGCCCAATGGGAAGAATAGGCTGTCTGATCGAACAGACCTTCAGTGGCGATAAATCCGTGAAGCCACGGCACTCCGATCAGGTAGACGATAACGTTGCCAATCAGCATCGCTCCAGCCATGCGAAGCACCGAACGATCCCAGCCGGCGCGTGCCGCAAGGCCAAGCGCGAGCGTGGCAACAGCGTAGCCGATAAGGTAGCCGCCAGAACCGGCCATTATGTACTCCAGGCCGTTGAATTCCGCTGTAGAACTGGCGAAGACGTTGAAACCAAGGGCACCGATGGCAAGATAGCTCAGGATCGTTGCCAAGCCGAGGCGCGGGCCATAGGCAGCGCCTAGGCTGAGAACCGATAGTGTCGCCAGAGAGATAGGTACCGGCGAGGGATACACTGGCACGGTGATCTTGGCTGTGGTGGCGAGAATGATGACACCAGCCACGAGCAGCGTTACTCGTTTGACCCAGAGCATCGCGCCCTCGGAAGGTCCGAAGGCTTCTTGTAGAACCATGTCCTTGGCGTATGTCATTTCTGCTTCCCCGAAAAATTCTGTTACCAATTTTCTGACACGAAACGCAGTGCCCTTCAAGGTCGACAATACTCACTCGATATCGTGTAGCTCTTTCGTGGGCCACAGACGCAATATCCGACGCTCCAGCGCGGCCAGTCGCTGAAACGATAGGCAACGTGGTAGCGGTCGGGAGAACAGTCATGGCGTGCGATGGGTGCCACCCAAGAGAACTCATGGAAGGGCCGACCATCGTCGAAACTGACCGCTACGCCGTTCGGACGAGCGTCGAAGAGGTATTGCCGGCTTGCCTGGAACTGTCCGCCCGAATGGCTGAGAGTGCCCGTTTCCCGGTAGAGCCAGTTGGCGCCAGCTCTAGTAAACGTGGCGCTACCTTCGAAAGTCGCGTGTTGACCAGCGAATGCGTCGCGAACGCGTCGGCGCAACCGCCATGACCCGTGGAGGTCCGTGATGCTTGTAACCTTCATGTCGCTCGCTTATCAGACCGGGGCAAACCTGTTCCAGCCCGAAGGATGCCGCATGATCCCCCGTTATTCACGCCCCGAGATGGTTTCGATTTGGTCGCCCGAGACGAAATTCCGCATCTGGTATGAAATCGAGGCGCATGCCTGCGACGCCCAGGCGGAACTGGGCGTGATCCCGAAAGAAAGCGCGGAGGCTGTCTGGAAGGCGAAGGATGCCACGTTCGACGTGGCGCGGATCGACGAAATCGAGGCTGTGACCAAGCATGATGTCATCGCCTTTCTCACGCATCTGGGAGAAATCATTGGGCCGGAGGAAGCCCGTTTCGTCCATCAGGGCATGACATCTTCGGACGTGCTGGACACATGCTTCAATGTCCAGTTGGTACGGGCCGCTGATCTGTTGCTTGCCGACATGGACGCTTTGCTGGAGGCGTTGAAGACACGTGCATTCGAGCACAAGGAAACCGTCTGCATCGGCCGCAGCCACGGCATCCACGCCGAGCCAGTGACCTTCGGGCTGAAGATGGCGCAGGCCTACGCAGAGATGGATCGCAACCGCAATCGATTGCTGGCGGCTCGAGAGGAGATCGCTACCTGTGCGATCTCCGGTGCCGTTGGCACTTTTGCCAACATTGACCCCGCCGTTGAAGTGCATGTCGCCGCCAAACTTGGGCTGAAACCGGAACCCGTATCCACACAAGTGATTCCGCGTGACCGGCACGCGATGTTTTTCGCCGTTCTGGGCGTCATTGCCTCTTCGATAGAGCGTATCGCAGTTGAGATACGACACCTTCAGCGAACGGAAGTTCTGGAGGTCGAGGAATACTTCTCACCTGGCCAGAAAGGCTCTTCGGCCATGCCGCACAAACGCAATCCCGTGCTGACGGAAAACCTGACAGGGCTGGCAAGACTGGTGCGCATGGCTGTCGTTCCGGCAATGGAGAATGTGGCGCTGTGGCATGAGCGGGACATTTCCCACTCATCCGTGGAACGCAATATTGGTCCGGATGCCACTGTGACATTGGATTTCGCTTTGGCACGATTGACCTCGGTCATCGCAAAGCTTGTTGTCTATCCCGACAACATGATGCGCAATCTCGATCAGTTTAAAGGGCTGGTGCACTCCCAGCGAGTGTTGCTGGCGTTGACCCAGAAAGGCGTAAGTCGAGAGGATGCCTACCGGTTGGTCCAGCGGAACGCTATGAAGGTTTGGGAACATGGGGCCGACTTCATGGAAGAACTGAAGACCGACACGGAGGTGATGGCCGTGATGACTGAAGCGGAAATCGACGAAAAATTTGACCTCGGCTACCACACGAAGAATGTCGACGCGATTTTTCAGCGTGTGTTTGGCAAATCGTAAGCGGGATCGTTCACCAATCGGTATATCTCCAAAGCGGCGGTTACCGGCACGCCGGAATGTGGAACGGCCAAGTGCAGCGGTTCCCATTCGGGGCGGAACATTTCTTTGAATCGCCACAGCCCCTTGAGGCCGTTGCGATCAGAAAGTTGTCGCCAGCAGATAGCAATGATACGTTCGGCTAAGGAGTTGGGTGGTTGGTTGTTTGCGAATTGAACGGAACACAGCGAAAACCGGTATGCCCCATGTTCCTTCGCGTGATTGATCGCAAACACGATCATCTGCTGCATTGTGCCGCTTGGGGCCCCCCGCCCCGTCTGCATCAGATCAATCGACCACTCCTTGCCGTCGCCGGACTGCCACAGGGATAAAAAGCCTATGACGCGTCCCTCGTCTCGTGCGATGACCAACGGGAAATTTTCGATATAGTCAGGTGCAAAGCGGCCCAGAGAAAAACCCTTCACTGGTGCTTGCTTGGCTGCCTGCCACATAGCATTGATGTGCGATAGTTCATCAAAGGGGGCTCCACCGGCAGGGCAGAACTCCACTGTCACACCGGCCTTCTCTGCCTGACGAACCTTGCGGCGTAATTCGCGCATTCGTGAACCATCAAGCGAAAATGTGCCGGGATCGACAACGGCTTCCTGGCCTGTGACATGTATGCGGCAGCCTGCCCGGCGAAACTTCTGTGCGGCCCCCGCAGATAGCTTGTAGGCCGCGGGCATGCGCATTTCGCTTCGGGCACCATGCAGGAACTCCTGAATCACTCTCGGCCATGCTGCGGCCTCGCCAAAAGGATCGGACAGGGCTACGCGGGCATTGCCGCTATCGCGATAGAGAATTGCAGCAGTGCCACACGTGGAACGGAATACCTGTTTATCGCCCTGATGATAAAGGTTGGCATCGGCACGGACGCTCTCTGCCAACAAATCGATAACAGTCATTTGACGGGTTGCCCGCAGACGATCCGGCCGCACGCTCACGCTTGTCTCGTGATCGGCAAGAAAAGCCAAACCGAAAACGAAGGGAATTCCGTAGAAGATAACGCGATACAGGATCAATGCGGCGATAATATTTTCTGCGGGGACATCCGGCCACGCGACAAGGCAGGCAAACTCCAGCACGCCCAGCCCACCCGGAGTGTTGGAGATCAGGGCAAGGGCCAGAGCGACGGCGTATATCGGTAGAAGATGCCAGAAATCAGGAGACACATCTGCCGGAAGCAGAATCCAGAGCGCCGCGGCCGCCGGAATGACGTCTAGCAGTGCGAGGACAGTGAGACGAACCAGCGGTTGGAAACGCGGCAATGCTACCCGACGTCCCGCGATACGGAGTGTCGGTTGAAGATAGCTGAGTGCAAAAACCAGCAACCCAACAGAGAACACTCCCGCGCAGAGAAACTTTATATTGGTGTCCGTCAACCCGGTCATTTCGGTGAAGTCGGTACCGCCGAACAGTAAGCTCGCGGAGGTGACCATCAGCAACGTGAAGAAAAATGCGGCCGAAACGACGGCGGTGATCATTCCTGCTGTGGCAGCAGAATAACCTTCGTGGCGATAGAAGCGCCAGCGAACGGCGCTGCCAATGATGACACCAAAGCCCATCGTCTGGCCCAAAGATGTGGCAACAAATCCTGCACGCCACGTGGTGGGTTCAGGAATCTTAAGGGCGAGGGTCCGCACGGCGACGACGTCATATCTTGCCATGGCCAGATAGCTCATCGCTGTGAGAGCCAAGGCCGCAAGCACGTAGGAGGACGGAACGGCTTCCACGGCAAGGCGGACAGCGTTCCAATCTAGTTCGCGAAGGTCTTCTGCAAGCGCGGTATAGATGAACGCGGCGATAGCGGCGAGCAGCAGACCACGCGGTAGAAAACGCACAAAATTTGGCAAGCGTCTGGCGGTCAAAGACCACTGCGCATTAGTCAACCAGCGTCCAATCGAAACTTCACTCACAGCACTTACCCATCTTGTGTCACCCGGGGATCGGGTTAGGGGGCAATGCTTCTCAAATGGTAAATTCGAACTGCTAGCTTTTGGTGCTTTGGATTGATTTATGCATATTTCACACGTGAAAACAGTCTGTTCGAGACTATCTAATTTTAACTCTGGTTAACTCAACACCAACAAAAAACCCGCCGCAAGCGGCGGGCCTTGTGGTCATGATCAATCGGCGGTGAATTCAGGATTCAGATACGAGCTGTGCCTTGGCTTCAGCGAGTAGCGAAACCATCATGGTACGGATTTCCTTTTCCGATGCCTTGTCGCCAAGATCGCCGCTCAGCTTGCGATACACGTCCTCGTCGCCTGCTTCCTGAAAGTCCGATTTGATGACCTCTCGAGCATAGTCATCTGCATCCGCCCCTGTCTTGCCAAGCAGTTCGGCAGCCCAAAGTCCCAGAAGCTTGTTGCGGCGCGCCTCGGCTTTGAATTGCATCTCTGCATCATGTGCATACTTGCTTTCGAAAGCTCTTTCCCGATCGTCGAAGCCTGACATGTTATCTCCCGTTCGTTGGTTGTTCCAATCGGATATAATCACTTGGCAGTTGCCCGGCTAGGCCGGTTGTTGCGGCATTTCGGGAGTTGCGTCGAAATTTCCGCTTTTTCTACGCTCAGGTCGCCAATCCAGCTTTTGTAGCGAGAGGCGGAGGCGTACCATCCGCCCTTGCTCCCGTACCTGCCTTTCCTTATAGGACAAGGCCTGAACAGCGTGATCGGAGGATCGCATGGCACGTCGCCGCATGATTTACGAAGGTAAGGCAAAAATCCTTTATGAAGGACCGGAGCCAGATACGCTTATCCAATATTTCAAGGACGATGCGACCGCCTTCAACGCTCAGAAACATGCGGTCATTGAGGGTAAGGGCGTTCTGAACAACCGCCTGTCGGAACATTTCATGTCCGGTTTGAACGCGATCGGCGTGCCGACGCACTTCATCCGCCGTCTGAACATGCGTGAACAGTTGGTTCGGATGGTGGAGATCATTCCGCTGGAGGTGGTTGTACGCAACTTTGCTGCCGGCTCCATGGCCAAACGGCTTGGAATTGACGAGGGCACCGCCCTGCCCCGACCGATCATCGAATTCTACCTCAAAGATGACGCGCTCGGTGATCCGCTTGTGACCGAAGAGCATGTGATTGCATTTGGCTGGGCCAGTCAGCAGGATGTCGATGACATGGTGGCGCTGGCTTTACGGGTCAACGATTTCGTGTCGGGCGTAATGTATGGTGTCGGTATCCGGCTGGTGGATTTCAAGATCGAGATTGGCCGAGTTTTCGAGGGCGATTTCCAGCGACTGATCGTGGCCGACGAGATCAGCCCCGACAGTTGCCGTTTATGGGACATCGAGACGAACCAGAAACTGGACAAGGATGTTTTCCGCCACGACATCGGAAGCCTGACCGACGCCTATACCGAAGTGGCCACCCGTCTGGGTGTGATGCCGCGTAACGGTAACAAGGTTTCAGGACCGAAGCTGGTTCAATAAGAGGGAAGCGCGGAGATGAAGGCACGTGTAACGGTCACCTTGCGCCAGGGTGTTCTTGATCCGCAGGGTCAGGCAATCAAGCACGCGTTGGGAACACTGGGATTTGATGGTGTTAACGGAGTTCGGCAAGGAAAGCTGATAGAACTTGACCTTGATGATACATCGGAGTCCGAGGCCGAACAGAAGGTCACGGCGATGTGCGAACAGTTGCTCGCCAACACTGTCATTGAAAGCTACTCCATCGAGATGGTCGCCTGATGCGGTCGGCCGTCATCGTCTTTCCAGGGTCAAATTGCGATCGGGACATGGCGGTCGCCCTGAGCAATGCCGGCGGTCGCCCGGCGCAGATGGTCTGGCACAAGGAAACCAAATTGCCGGACAATCTTGATGTAGTGGCAATTCCCGGCGGATTTTCCTTTGGGGATTTTCTTCGCTGTGGTGCCATTGCGGCTCGTGCGCCGATTATGCAGGCCGTCGCCGATTTCGCGCTTCGCGGTGGTTACGTGCTGGGGGTCTGCAACGGCTTCCAAGTGATGATCGAAGCGAAGATTCTGCCGGGAGCGTTGATGCGTAACCGTTCCCTGAAGTTCATTTGCAAACCGGTGCCTCTGTTGGTCGAAACCACGCAGAGTTTCTTCACTCAAGGTTATTCACGTGGCCAGGAAATCATGCTGCCTGTGGCCCACCATGACGGTAACTACATTGCGCCCGACGACACGTTGGCTCTCCTTGCAAAAGAAGACAGGATAGCTTTCCGTTATGCGGAGAATCCCAACGGGTCGCTCAATGACATCGCTGGAATTCTCTCTGAAAATCGCCGGTGTCTTGGTATGATGCCGCATCCGGAACGGGCAGTGGAGCCGGTTCACGGACTGACAGGCGGGAAGAAGCTCTTTGAGGGCCTCCTTCATGGTATGGCAACGGCGGTTTGACGCCGATGCCAATCCCGAAGGCTTGAGCGTCTCCGGTCAAAAGCCTAGCGTGTCGCGATGCAGAATGACGGTCGCAAACAACGTCTGATCAAGAAGAAAGCCGCCGGGTCGCCCTGGCGAGTGCGTCTGCTTGTCATCGTTCTTTTCATTGCCGGCGCTGCGACCATCATCTTCAGCAATTCGTTCCTGACGCAACGCTTCACCGATACGTTGAGCAAACAGAGCCAGCTCACGGCAGCGCTGTATTCCGGGAACATGATCAGTATGCTGGAGCGGCAGGCGCTGTTGCCTCTCGTACTTGCCCGGGACCCGGTGTTCATATCGGCGCTCCGCTCACAGGATTACACGAATACATCACGGCGCCTTATTGAATTTACAGCGGAAATTTCCGCGTCTTCGATCGACCTACTTGATCTTGACGGTCGAGTGGTGGCATCGAGCGACAGGCGGCAGATCGGAAAATCCCTAGCTGACCAACCCTACTATGTGACATCGCTGCGAGAGGCTGGTACCGGCTTTACTGTCACGCAAAGTGCCGACAACGATCGACTGCTAAATTTTCAATATTCGCGACGAATCCAGGACCAGCAAGCGCCGCTCGGCATAATTGTCGTCCGGGTTGATCTGAGCCAGTTGGAGGAAAGCTGGAAGCGGCGCGGTGACACCGTCGTCGTGACGGATAGTGAAGACAATATCGTACTTGCGTCTTACCCGTTCTGGCGGAGCAACACGCTCAGCAGCGTGCTGGCAGCAGCGCCAACTGGCAACACCGTATTTACCGCCTTTCATACCCCCCGGAACTCTGCGGAAGAAAATCCTTACATCTTTCTGAATGACAACTTGCTACTTCGCAGCGAGATCAAGACAGGGTTTCGTGGCTGGCGTCTGACGTACTTTGCCCGAATCGACTCCGTTCGCTCGCGCGTGAATGGCATTCTCGCACTCGAGATTATGGCACTTGCCCTCCTGATGGCGGCTGGCCTCTATCTCGGGAATACTCGCCTCAAACGACAATCCCGAAAGATCGCCGCGGAATCGGAGCAGTTGCGCCGTTTGAATGCACGTTTGTCTGAGGAGATCGAAGAAAGGCAGCGTGTCGAGCGCAATCTCGAAGTGGCGGAGCAGAGCCTGGAACAGGCGTCGAAACTGGCGGCTCTTGGCCAGATGTCAGCTGCAGTCAGCCATGAACTTAACCAGCCACTCGCCGCAATGAAGACGTACCTTGCCGGTGCTCGGCTGCTTCTGAAACAGGACCGGGCCGATGAAACCATCTCCAGCTTTCACCGGATCGACGATTTGATCGAGCGCATGGGTGCGATTACCCGGCAATTGAAGTCCTTCGCTCGCAAAGGATCCGACGAGCCCATCGAGGTAGACTTGCGAGATGCCGTCGATGGAAGCCTTGCAATGATGTCACCGCAGTTGCGCGGCTCTCGGGTCGAGATTAAGAAAATACTCCCCCCGCATCCGGTGATGGTTAGTGCCGATCCGGTGCGGTTGGACCAAATCATCGTCAACCTGTTGCGGAATGCAATTGAGGCGGTGGATGGCGAGCCGGAACCCTGGATCGAAATCCTCGTAACAAAGGGGCATATGACCCGTTTGACAGTCCGGGACAACGGAACCGGTCTGGAGGACCCAGACGCGCTTTTTGAGCCGTTCTACACCACCAAACGCCCCGGTGAGGGGGTCGGCCTCGGCCTTGCGATTTCTGCCGGCATCGCCAGTGAACTCGGAGGCCGCCTGACCGCCCGCAACGCCGAACCCAAAGGGGCAATCTTCGAACTGCAGATGCCCAGTAGATCCAGTATAGCGACCAAAGCCGCGGAGTAGAGCTGATGTCCGAGAAAACACTTGTATCAATTGTTGATGATGAAGCCGATATGCGGAACTCGATCGCACAGTGGCTCAGCTTGTCGGGTTGCCAGACGGAAACGTATGGCTCGGCCGAAGATTTGCTGAAGGTGGTCAGGGCCGACTATCCCGGTGTGATCATCAGCGATATCCGGATGCCTGGCATGGATGGGATGGCCCTTTTGCGCAGGCTCCAGAGCCTCGATCCCGCGCTTCCCGTAATAATGATTACCGGCCACGGCGATGTGGCCCTGGCTGTGGAGGCGATGCGGATCGGTGCCTACGACTTCATCGAAAAGCCGTTTGATCCGGAAAGACTTTCCGATTTGGTAAAGCGCGCGGCATCTACGCGCAGGCTAGCAATCGACAACCGGAACCTGCGGCGTGAAATGAGCGACGGAACGATGCTGCTGCGCAAACTCGCCGGCAGTTCACAGGTCATCGAGCGGCTGCGAGAAAACATTCTCGATATTGCGCAAGCGGACGGTCACGTTCTCATTTCTGGCGAAACAGGTACCGGCAAGAGTCTGATTGCACATGCTCTGCACGCCTGCGGTCCGCGAAAAGGCAAGGCTTTCATCTATGTCAACTGCTCTGCCCATAACGAGGAGGATCTTGAGAAGCTCCTGTTCGGACCGTCCGACCGGGTGGGTGAACTTCCGGCAATCGAGCGTAGCAACGAAGGCACGTTGTGTCTTGAAAACTTCGAGGTGATCAATCCGGCGCTGCAGGCACGCCTGGCCTCCGAACTCGAACGGGCCAACGGTGCCGATACCACGGTGGCCCCCCGCAACCTGCGTCTCATTTCTGTCTCGACACAGGTGAACTCAACTGCAGATGTCCCAGAGGGCATGCGTGAGGATCTGTTCTTCCGGTTGACAGCCTTGCAAATTACCACGCCGCCCTTGCGCGAGCGCGGGGAGGACATCCTGATGCTGTTCAACCGCTTTTGCTCACGTTTTGCCGAGGATTATGGTTGCGAGGCACCGGAACTCTCGGCGGAAGAGGCTGCCCAACTGATTCACTCTCGTTGGCCCGGCAACATTCGACAGTTGATGAATGTGGCCGAGCGGGCTGTCCTGCAGAAGCGCCGAGGTGAGGAAGGTATCAGCAACCTGCTTCAGGATGATGACGCCCCTGCGATCCTGCCGGAAATTACAGTTGAGAAGCCCCTAAGGGAACATGTCGAAGCGTTTGAAAAAATGCTGATCGATAACGCTCTGCGGCGCAACCGCGGGGCGGTCTCGTCGGTGATGTCGGAACTCGCACTCCCGCGACGTACGTTGAACGAGAAAATGGCCAAGTATGGTTTGGTGCGTGCCGAATACCTTTAGGCAATGGCAGCAAGGGCACGCGCAAGATCGCCGTAACCGGTGAAGCGCC of the Algicella marina genome contains:
- a CDS encoding sigma-54-dependent transcriptional regulator, which produces MSEKTLVSIVDDEADMRNSIAQWLSLSGCQTETYGSAEDLLKVVRADYPGVIISDIRMPGMDGMALLRRLQSLDPALPVIMITGHGDVALAVEAMRIGAYDFIEKPFDPERLSDLVKRAASTRRLAIDNRNLRREMSDGTMLLRKLAGSSQVIERLRENILDIAQADGHVLISGETGTGKSLIAHALHACGPRKGKAFIYVNCSAHNEEDLEKLLFGPSDRVGELPAIERSNEGTLCLENFEVINPALQARLASELERANGADTTVAPRNLRLISVSTQVNSTADVPEGMREDLFFRLTALQITTPPLRERGEDILMLFNRFCSRFAEDYGCEAPELSAEEAAQLIHSRWPGNIRQLMNVAERAVLQKRRGEEGISNLLQDDDAPAILPEITVEKPLREHVEAFEKMLIDNALRRNRGAVSSVMSELALPRRTLNEKMAKYGLVRAEYL
- a CDS encoding DUF1476 domain-containing protein, whose amino-acid sequence is MSGFDDRERAFESKYAHDAEMQFKAEARRNKLLGLWAAELLGKTGADADDYAREVIKSDFQEAGDEDVYRKLSGDLGDKASEKEIRTMMVSLLAEAKAQLVSES
- the purS gene encoding phosphoribosylformylglycinamidine synthase subunit PurS, whose translation is MKARVTVTLRQGVLDPQGQAIKHALGTLGFDGVNGVRQGKLIELDLDDTSESEAEQKVTAMCEQLLANTVIESYSIEMVA
- the purB gene encoding adenylosuccinate lyase; the encoded protein is MIPRYSRPEMVSIWSPETKFRIWYEIEAHACDAQAELGVIPKESAEAVWKAKDATFDVARIDEIEAVTKHDVIAFLTHLGEIIGPEEARFVHQGMTSSDVLDTCFNVQLVRAADLLLADMDALLEALKTRAFEHKETVCIGRSHGIHAEPVTFGLKMAQAYAEMDRNRNRLLAAREEIATCAISGAVGTFANIDPAVEVHVAAKLGLKPEPVSTQVIPRDRHAMFFAVLGVIASSIERIAVEIRHLQRTEVLEVEEYFSPGQKGSSAMPHKRNPVLTENLTGLARLVRMAVVPAMENVALWHERDISHSSVERNIGPDATVTLDFALARLTSVIAKLVVYPDNMMRNLDQFKGLVHSQRVLLALTQKGVSREDAYRLVQRNAMKVWEHGADFMEELKTDTEVMAVMTEAEIDEKFDLGYHTKNVDAIFQRVFGKS
- a CDS encoding bifunctional lysylphosphatidylglycerol flippase/synthetase MprF, whose protein sequence is MSEVSIGRWLTNAQWSLTARRLPNFVRFLPRGLLLAAIAAFIYTALAEDLRELDWNAVRLAVEAVPSSYVLAALALTAMSYLAMARYDVVAVRTLALKIPEPTTWRAGFVATSLGQTMGFGVIIGSAVRWRFYRHEGYSAATAGMITAVVSAAFFFTLLMVTSASLLFGGTDFTEMTGLTDTNIKFLCAGVFSVGLLVFALSYLQPTLRIAGRRVALPRFQPLVRLTVLALLDVIPAAAALWILLPADVSPDFWHLLPIYAVALALALISNTPGGLGVLEFACLVAWPDVPAENIIAALILYRVIFYGIPFVFGLAFLADHETSVSVRPDRLRATRQMTVIDLLAESVRADANLYHQGDKQVFRSTCGTAAILYRDSGNARVALSDPFGEAAAWPRVIQEFLHGARSEMRMPAAYKLSAGAAQKFRRAGCRIHVTGQEAVVDPGTFSLDGSRMRELRRKVRQAEKAGVTVEFCPAGGAPFDELSHINAMWQAAKQAPVKGFSLGRFAPDYIENFPLVIARDEGRVIGFLSLWQSGDGKEWSIDLMQTGRGAPSGTMQQMIVFAINHAKEHGAYRFSLCSVQFANNQPPNSLAERIIAICWRQLSDRNGLKGLWRFKEMFRPEWEPLHLAVPHSGVPVTAALEIYRLVNDPAYDLPNTR
- the purC gene encoding phosphoribosylaminoimidazolesuccinocarboxamide synthase produces the protein MARRRMIYEGKAKILYEGPEPDTLIQYFKDDATAFNAQKHAVIEGKGVLNNRLSEHFMSGLNAIGVPTHFIRRLNMREQLVRMVEIIPLEVVVRNFAAGSMAKRLGIDEGTALPRPIIEFYLKDDALGDPLVTEEHVIAFGWASQQDVDDMVALALRVNDFVSGVMYGVGIRLVDFKIEIGRVFEGDFQRLIVADEISPDSCRLWDIETNQKLDKDVFRHDIGSLTDAYTEVATRLGVMPRNGNKVSGPKLVQ
- a CDS encoding biotin transporter BioY gives rise to the protein MTYAKDMVLQEAFGPSEGAMLWVKRVTLLVAGVIILATTAKITVPVYPSPVPISLATLSVLSLGAAYGPRLGLATILSYLAIGALGFNVFASSTAEFNGLEYIMAGSGGYLIGYAVATLALGLAARAGWDRSVLRMAGAMLIGNVIVYLIGVPWLHGFIATEGLFDQTAYSSHWAQTMAWGVTPYLIGDAIKLGIAALIFPMVWKLVGSART
- a CDS encoding sensor histidine kinase yields the protein MQNDGRKQRLIKKKAAGSPWRVRLLVIVLFIAGAATIIFSNSFLTQRFTDTLSKQSQLTAALYSGNMISMLERQALLPLVLARDPVFISALRSQDYTNTSRRLIEFTAEISASSIDLLDLDGRVVASSDRRQIGKSLADQPYYVTSLREAGTGFTVTQSADNDRLLNFQYSRRIQDQQAPLGIIVVRVDLSQLEESWKRRGDTVVVTDSEDNIVLASYPFWRSNTLSSVLAAAPTGNTVFTAFHTPRNSAEENPYIFLNDNLLLRSEIKTGFRGWRLTYFARIDSVRSRVNGILALEIMALALLMAAGLYLGNTRLKRQSRKIAAESEQLRRLNARLSEEIEERQRVERNLEVAEQSLEQASKLAALGQMSAAVSHELNQPLAAMKTYLAGARLLLKQDRADETISSFHRIDDLIERMGAITRQLKSFARKGSDEPIEVDLRDAVDGSLAMMSPQLRGSRVEIKKILPPHPVMVSADPVRLDQIIVNLLRNAIEAVDGEPEPWIEILVTKGHMTRLTVRDNGTGLEDPDALFEPFYTTKRPGEGVGLGLAISAGIASELGGRLTARNAEPKGAIFELQMPSRSSIATKAAE
- the purQ gene encoding phosphoribosylformylglycinamidine synthase subunit PurQ → MRSAVIVFPGSNCDRDMAVALSNAGGRPAQMVWHKETKLPDNLDVVAIPGGFSFGDFLRCGAIAARAPIMQAVADFALRGGYVLGVCNGFQVMIEAKILPGALMRNRSLKFICKPVPLLVETTQSFFTQGYSRGQEIMLPVAHHDGNYIAPDDTLALLAKEDRIAFRYAENPNGSLNDIAGILSENRRCLGMMPHPERAVEPVHGLTGGKKLFEGLLHGMATAV
- a CDS encoding DUF6314 family protein; translation: MKVTSITDLHGSWRLRRRVRDAFAGQHATFEGSATFTRAGANWLYRETGTLSHSGGQFQASRQYLFDARPNGVAVSFDDGRPFHEFSWVAPIARHDCSPDRYHVAYRFSDWPRWSVGYCVCGPRKSYTISSEYCRP